ACGACCTGGACGCGGTGCCGCCGCTCGCCGAGCTGACGGTCACGCTGCGGCTGCCCGAGGAGCCCTCACGATGCGTTGCCCACAGCCCCGAGGGCCGCTTCTCCGCCGCACTCGAAAGGGCCGGCAACGGCCGCGTTCGGGTTCGCCTGCGGGACGTGCCGCTGTACGGGATCGTCGAGCTGCGGTGACCCTGTGCCCCGGTTCTCTTGACCAGCATCCCACAATGCGCTTCACTATTCCGCGACCCGGCTAAAGGTGAAATGCGGACGCGCGCCGCACTCGTTCCGGGCACGAGGGATATCGCGACTCAAGGGGACTGGTTCCATGCGTAGAGTGATGTTCGCCGCTCTCACGCTCGTCGCTGCGCTCGCAGCAGCGGCGTGCGGCAGCGGAAGCTCTGACAATGGCACGGGAGGCAAGGTGGTCTCGGTCAACCAGAGCGAGCAGCAGGGCGCGCTGGTGGGCAAGAACCTCGACCTCAGCAAGCTCAGCCCGGACATCAAGGATCCCGATCACCCGGTGACGATCACGTTCGAATCGCCATGGGTGAGCTCGCCGCTGATCCAGAAGCTGGCGAAGGAGTTCCACCAGATCCATCCCAACATCACGGTCCAGCTGCAGGCGGTCAACCAGGACTCCGAGCAGACCAAGCTGACCACCCAGATCGCGGGCGGCAACGCCCCCGACAGCGCCTACATGGACTCCAGCACGGTGGGAGCGTTCGCACCACGTGGCGCGCTGGTCAGCCTGAACGACTACATGGGCAAGAGCATCGCGACACCGCCGGCGGACTATCCCGACGCGTTCAAGACGATGAACAGCTACCAGGGGCAGTTCTACGCGCTCCCGTATGACGGCGAGTCGACCGGCCTCTTCTACCGCAAGGACCTCTTCCAGACCGCGGGCATCCCGGCGCCGCCGAAGACGTGGGCCGAGATGCAGGCCGACGCGCAGAAGCTGACGAACTCGTCGCTGCGCCAGTACGGCATCGCGCTCTTCGCCACGCAGTACGAGACCTCGTACTACTTCTACCCGTTCCTCTACCAGGCGGGCGGATCGCAGACCACGGACGACGACAAGCAGGCGGCCCTCAACACACCCGAGGCGATCAAGGCCGCGCAGTTCTACACCGGGCTCTCGAAGTACTCGCCGCCCGACCTGTGGAACTCGAACTCCTACGACGGCCGCGTCGCGTTCGCGACCGGAAAGGTCGGCATGTACATCGCCGGCGCCTGGATGATCGGCGACCTGCAGCGCAGCTTCCCGAAGGTGACCAGCAAGTGGGAGGTCGCGCCGATGCCGACGATGGACGCGGGCAGCCCCTGCCAGACGACGATCGCCGGCAACTCGCTCGCGGTGTTCTCGCAGAGCAAGAACCCGGATGCCGCCTGGAAGTGGATCGAGTTCCTGGACGCTCCGCAGAACATGGCGCTCTGGAACGTCGGCACCAAGAAGGAGCCCTCGTCCCTGCTGCCGCCGCGCAAGTCGCTGATCGCCGACCAGACCACCTTCTCGGCGAACCCGCAGCTGCGCATCTTCAGCGAGATGATGGCGAACTGCGGCATCACGAACCTCAGCAACAACACCAACTGGGGCGAGGTCGACGGCGGGCCGCTTTCGACCGCCCTGGCCAAGGTGATCTACGGCAAGGCGGACGCCGCGACGGCGATGAACGACGCGGAGTCCCAGGCGAACGAGATCCTGAGCAAGCCGACGACGTGACCGTCGGCCCAGGCACTGCGACCGGCGCGGGTGCAGCGTGGCGGTGACCGCCGCGCGCACCCCGCGCCGGGGTGCGCAGAAGTTCACGTCGAAGCGCAAGAAGAGCGTCCTTCGCCGGATGCGGGAGGAGTGGTCGGCGTACGCGATGCAGTCGCCGGGGCTGCTGCTGTTCGCCGTCTTCGTGCTCTTCTCGATCTCGTTCTCGATCTACATCAGCTTCCACCGGTGGGACATCCTGAACCCGGCGAAGCCGTACGTCGGGCTCGAGAACTACCGCACCCTTGCCCACGACGACACCTTCAAGAAGTCCCTCTACAACACGTTCATCTACACGCTCTTCTCGGTCCCGCTGACGATGGTGGGCGGGCTGCTGATCGCGCTGCTGCTCAACCAGTCGATCCGGGGCCGCGGCCTCTTCCGCACGATCTTCTTCATCCCGGTGATCACGCCGATCGTGATCGCCGCGCTGATCTGGAAGTGGGTCTACGACTACGACTACGGGCTCGCGAACTACTACCTGGAGAAGCTGCACATCATCGGCCAGCCGCAGCTGTGGCTGGCAAACCCGGACCTCGCGCTGCCGGCCGTGATCGCCATGACGGTGTGGAAGGGGATGGGCTTTGCGATGGTGATCTACCTGGCCGGCCTGCAGAGCATCCCGGAGGAGTACTACGAGGCCGCGAAGGTGGACGGCGCTGGGCCGCTTCACCGGCTGCGCTACATCACCATCCCGCTGCTCGCGCCGACGTCGTTCTTCCTGCTCGTGATCGGCATCATCGGCGCATTCCAGGTCTTCACCGAGATCTACATCATGACCGGCGGCGGGCCGCTGAGCTCGACCAGCACGATCGTCTGGTACCTCTGGACGATGGGCTTCCGGAACTTCCAGATGGGCTACGCGACCGCGATCGCCTACGCGCTGTTCGCGATCATCTTCGTGTTCACGTGCATCCAGGTGCGGTTCCTCTACCGGGAATCGGAGTACTAGTGGGCAAGGAGGAGCACTGATGGCCGTCATCGCCCGCCGCAGGGGGCGCACCGGGGACGCCGTCGCACGGCCGCCGGCCCGCCGCAGGAAGACCTCGCCCGTCGCCCGTGCGTGGCACGTCGCCACGTACGTGATCCTGGCCGTCGGCGCGATCGTCTTCATCGGCCCGTGGGCATGGATGCTGGTCGCATCGATCAAGCCGATCGGCGAGATGTTCCAGTTCCCGCCGAGCTGGTGGACGCACAATCCGACGCTCTCGAACTACGAGAACTTTCTCAAGTCCGAGAACGTGGGCCGCTGGTTCCTGAACAGCGCGTACATCGCCTCGATGGTGACGATCCTGAACCTCGTCTTCTCGTCGATGGCGGCCTACTGCTTCGCCAAGCGCGATTTCCCGGGGCGAACCGCGCTGTTCCTGATGGGCCTGGGCACGATGGCGATCCCGTACGCGGTGTTCCTGATCCCGAACTACCTGGTGCTCAAGCACATCCCGCTGTTTGGCGGCAACAACCTCCTGGGCAACGGCGGCCACGGCTGGCTCGACTCGTACTGGGGGCTGATCGTCCCCGGCTCGGTGAGCATGTTCAACATCTTCCTGCTGCGGCAGTACATGCGCACGATCCCGAACGAGCTGCTCGACGCCGCCCGCATGGACGGTGCGAACCACTTCCAGATCTGGCTGCGCGTGATCATGCCGCTGACGCGGCCGGCGCTGGCCGCCGTCGGCATCTTCACGTTCACGGGCGTGTGGGACGACTTCCTCGGCCCGCTGATCATCATCTCCAGCTCTGACCACTACACCGTGCAGCTGGGGCTCGCGTCGTTCGTGAAGAAGAACCAGACCTCGTGGGACCTCGTGATGGCGGGCTCCGTGCTCGCGACGCTGCCCGTGCTGATCGCATTCCTGCTCTTCCAGCGACAGTTCATCCGCGGGATCGCGATCACCGGGCTGAAGTGAGCGGGCTGACGCGTGAGGAGCTGCTGCGGGCGTCCGGGCTCGCGGCATTCGGAGTCCTGATGGGAGGCTGCAGCGTGACGGGAGGCAACTCGCACCACCCCGCGCTCGCCAGGCGAGGCGGCGACGCGTGGGCATGGGACAAGCAGCTCGACGGCGTGACGGACGGCTGCACGGACCTGCGGGTCAGCCTGAACGGGAAGGCGGCAAAGCCGTCGGTCTCCGGCAAGCGGTTCCAGATGCAGGCTCCGCTCGACCGGCCGAGCAACGCCGTCGAGGTGAGCTGCGGCGGGAGCAACGCCGTCCAGGTCGTCTACACGCAGCGCCTGACGGCCCGGCCGACGGCGCGGATCGACGTGGCCGTCAAGGGCGGCAAGGTGACGCTCGACGGGTCGTCCAGCGAGGCGACCGAGCCGACCGGCGCCGCGATCAGCACGTGGACGTGGACGCCGCGGGACTCGAACCCCGCGCAGCTGCGGTTCGACGGAGCGACCGACGGTCCAAGCGTCACGCTGCACGCGCCGCATGCCCACGGCGAGTACTACGTCACCCTCGAGGTGGCGGACGCCGACGGGAACACCGACCACAGCACCACCTACTTCGTCGTCGACGAGCACGGCGCGCGGGCCGTCGACTTGGCGCATGAGTCGCCGGCGTGGATCGCGTCCGCCGTGGTCTACGGGGTGATCCCCTTCCTGTTCGGCTCGCCGCCGATCCAGGCGGTGACGAAGCGACTCCCGTACCTGCAGAAGCTCGGCGTCAACGCCCTGTGGCTGTCGCCCATCACCGAGCCCGATGTCGGCGACTTCGGCTACGCCGTCACGAACTACTTCAAGGTGAATCCCAACTACGGGACGGCCGACGACGTCAAGCAGCTCGTCGAGACGGCCCACGGGCTCGGCATCCGCGTGCTGATGGATTTCGTGCCGAACCACAGCTCGGATCACCATCCGTACTTCGTCGACGCGCAGAAGCACGGCACGTCGTCGGACTACTACGACTTCTACGACCGCGACGAGAACGGGGACTACACCTATTACTTCGACTGGCAGAACCTGCCGAACCTGAACTACGACAACCCCGAGATGCGCCGCTTCATGACGGAGGCGTTCTCGTACTGGGTGCGGGAGTTCGACGTCGACGGGTTCCGGGTGGATGCCTGCTGGGGCGTGCGGCGTCGCCGCCCCGGCTACTGGGCCGAGTGGCGGGCCGAGATGAAGCGGATCAAGCCTGACCTGCTGTTGCTCGCAGAGGCAACCGGTCGTGACCCGTGGTACCTCGAACACGGCTTCGACGTCGGCTACGACTGGACGAACGAGCTCGGCCACTGGGCCTGGTCGGACGTCTTCTACGACACCCCCAGCCTCGCCCAATCCCTGCACGACGCGATGGCCGCCGACCCGGAGCCCGCCAAGGTCTTCCGCTTCCTCAACAACAACGACACCGGCACCCGCTTCGTCAGCACCTACGACAGCGACACGACGCGCGTGGCGGCGACGCTGCTCCTGACGTTGCCGGGGATCCCGTGCGTCTACACCGGCGACGAGATCGGTGCGCAATACGACCCCTACCAGGACGTCCAGCCGGTCGACTGGAGCGACGACCACCTCGATCTCCGCGGCTACTACACCAAGATCATCCATCTGCGTACCTCCGAGCCGAGCCTCACGTCCTCCGCATGGACCCCGCTCGACGCGAGCCCGAAGCGCTCGGGGCTGTACGCGTTCCTGCGCCACGCGCCGGACGGGAGCGATCCAATCCTGGTCGTCCTCAACTTCGCGCGCGAGGTGCTCGAGGCGCAGATCACGCTGCCTCCGGCGTTCGCGCACCTGTCCGGGGCATCGTTCCGCGATCTGCTCACCGGGAAGCGAGCCGCGGCCGGCGGCGGCAACCCCCTCGGGATCCGGATCACAGCCATCAACTCGCTCGTGCTCAAGCCGGAGGGAGCGGCCGCGTGAGATCGGCGGTGCTGCGGGCTCCTCGGGACTTCGTCATCGAGGACATCGACGTGCCGGAGATCGCGCCGACGGAGGTGCTCGTCCGCGTGGTTGCCTGCGGCGTCTGCGCGTCGGAGCTCGACATGTGGACCGGCGACACCGACCGCGAGTTCCCCATCCGCGTGGGGCACGAGCCGAGCGGGGTGGTGGAGCGGGTCGGATCCGAGGTCGAGGGCGTCCTTCCCGGAGACCCCGTCGCCCTGTTCGCGACCGAGTACGGGTTCTCGGAGTACGTCGCGGTCGACCAGCGGTTCGTCCTGCAGGCGGGCGATCTGCCGCTCGAGCTCGCGCTCGCGGAGCCCGTCGCCTGCGCGGTCAACGCTGTCGACCTGGCGCACGTGCGGCTGGGTGACGACGTGCTCATCGTCGGAGCCGGGTTCATGGGCGCGCTGGTGCTGAAGCTCGTCCTCATGCAGGGGCCGCGTCACGTGATCGTCGCGGACGCCCGCCGCGAGGCGCTCGAGCGGGCCCGCGCCCTCGGCGCGACGCACGCGATCGACGTCACCCGCGAGGATCTGGTCGAGCGTGTCCGCGAGATCTGCGACCGCGTGCCGGCGGGCATCCACGACGCGGGCGTCGACCCGCTCGACGAGACGGGCGTCGACGTCGCCTTCGAGATCACGGGGGCGCAGGCGCCGCTCGACGTGCTCGGCGACGCTGTGCGGATGAGCGGCAAGCTGGTCGTCGTCGGCTACCACCAGGGCGGGAGGCGAACCATCCCGCTCGGCCAGTGGAACTACAAGGCGCTGCAGCTCGTCAACGCCCACTTCCGCGAGATCGCCACGATCATGCGCGGCATGCGCGTCGCCATGCGGCTGCTCTCGTCGGGGCGCCTGCGGCTGGACGACCTCGTGACGCACCGCTTCCCGCTCGACCAGATCGCCGATGCGTTCGCCGTCGCGCATGACAAGCCGGAGGGCTTTCTCAAGTCGACGGTCCTGATCGGAGGCGACCGATAGCCACGACGCCGCGGCAGAGACGCCGGGTCTGGCCCCGCCTCCCGATGTCGCGGGAGCTGTTCGCCACGCCGCCGCGCGAGTACGGGATCCTGCCGTTCTGGTTCCTGAACGGCGAGCTCGACCCCGACGAGATGCTCGTGCAGCTGCGCGAGTTCCGCGACAAGGGCATGCCGGGGATCATCCTGCACGGCCGCTACGGGCTGGAGACGCCCTACATCGGCGACGTCTACCTCGACCGCATCAAGCTGGCCGTCGACGAGGCGGCGCGCCTCGGGCTGACAACCTGGATCTACGACGAGATGAACTGGCCGAGCGGCACCGCGGACGGCCGCGTCCTGCGCGAGCGGCCCGACCTCGCCCAGCGCTACATCGAGTGCATCTCGATGGACGTGCGCGGCCCCTGGTTCGCCTACCTGACCGGGCAGGACAGCAGGTACGTCAACTTCGAGCGCTCGACGCCGGTTGCCGCCTTCGCCATCTCCAGCGAGGGCGAGGTGCTCGACCTGACGCCGAACCTCTCGTTCACCTACGTCATCCCGTGGGAGATCCCGCCGGGCAACTGGAAGCTGATGTACATCGTCGAGAAGCGCGCGGAGTACTACATCGATGCGCTCGACCCCGAATCGACCAGCGAGTTCCTCCGCATCGGCTACGAGCCGTATCTCGACCGGCTGGGCGAGGTCGACCCCGAGCAGATGCTCGGCTTCTACACGGACGAGCCGGCCATGCACTACTTCCTGACCGCGCAGTCCAACCCGATCGTGCCGTGGACGAAGGACATGTTCCGCCGCTTCCACGAGCGCTGCGGGTACGACCTGCGACGCCGCCTCCCGGATCTGTTCTTCGACGTCAGCCCCGACAGCGCCCGCGTCCGGCACGACTTCTACAACGCGATCAGCGACTTCTACGCCGACGCGTACTACCGGCAGATCCACGAGTGGTGCGGCGAGCGCGGCCTCCTGTTCACCGGCCATCTGCTGTATGAGGAGTGGCTGCGGCAGATGATCCGCGTCGAGGGCAACCTCTTCCGGCACTATCCGCACCTGGACGTGATCGGCGTCGACCACCTCTACCCGATCGTCGGCACCCGCGACCTCCCGGCCGAGCACGTGGCCATGAAGGTCGGTTCGTCGGCGGCCCACCAGCTCGGCAGCGAGCGGCTGCTGTGCGAGTCGTTCGGCGGCATCTTCATGGACGCCACGATGCAGCGCATGAAATGGGTGGCCGACTGGGAGTACGTGCTCGGGGTGAACCTGCTGAACCCGCACGGCTTCCACTACACGCTGGAGGGGCCGCGGAAGCGCGACTGGCCGCCTTCGATGTTCTACCAGTACCCCTGGTGGCGCTACTACGGCGCCTTCTCGGAGTACATCAGCCGGCTGAGCCACCTGCTCAGCGAGGGCCGCCACGTCGCGAAGCTGGCGGTGATCTGGCCGATCAATGCGATGTTCGCCGCCTACCGGCCGCAGGAGCGCACGCCGCTCGGCGACCGGATCGAGTACGACCTGAACGCGATCACGGACCTGCTCCTGCGCGTTCACCACGACTTTGACTACGTCGACGAGGATCTGCTCGCGCAGGCGGATGCGCAGGACGGGGCGCTGCTCGTCGGCGACGAGCGTCACGCGCTGGTGGTCGTGCCGCCGATGGCGCACATCCAGATGGCGACGCTCGAGCGGCTCGAGCGGTTCGTGCAGGAGGGCGGCGCCGTGCTCGGCGCCGTGCTGCTTCCCGCGGAGGCATTCGAGGGCGACCGGCTGGTGGACGTGCGCGACCGCGTCGCGAGGCTGTTCGGCGTCGAGCCCGGACGCGTCGGGCGGGTCGATCCTTCGCCGGGCATCCGTTTCACCCGTATCGAGCACGGTGCCGGACGGGTGGGCTTCCTCGACACGGCGTCGCTTGCCCGTGCCCTCCCCGAGCGGCTGCAGGCCGAGCTCGGCCAGCAGGGCATCCCCGAGAGCCCGGCGTTCGTCGTCGAGCCGGGAGAGCTGGACACACGGTATGGGTTTCGCCCGCCCGCGGGCGACGCCGTCGACATCACGGACGAGGTCGTCGCCGAGCGCGAGTCGGTGCGCGTCGCGCTTGCGGATGCGGTGGCCGCGCTGATCGAGCCCGACGTCGAGATCGACAATCCGGAGGTGTTCGCGCTGCATCGCGTGCGCGACGGCCGCGACCTGCTGTTCCTCGTCAACTCCACCCGCCACCCGCAGGTCGCCGAGGTCGCCCTCCCCGGCGACGTCACGCCGATGCACTGGGATCCGTCCACCGGCGAGACGCGGCCGCATGCCCCCTGGCGGCACGACGGCCGGCGTACCCGGGTGACCGTCGAGCTGCCGCCGGTCGGGTCGGCGTTCGTCATGTGGGAGCCAGAGCCTCCGTCCGAGGGGGTGCGCGTCGTCGCCACCGATGTCGCGGTGGACTCACTCGACGGCGGCATCCTGACCGGCCACCATGCCGGCGGCGAGGCGACCATCACGGTGGAGGAGGGCGGCCGGGAGCGCGAGCTTCGCGTGCCGCTCGACCCGCCGGTCGAGCCGGTCGAGCTCGCCGATGGCTGGACGCTTGCCGCCGAGACGCCGAACGCGCTGGTGGTGCGCGCGTGGCGCGCGCGGGCGGAGGACGATGGGACCGGCCCCGAGTGGTATGCCGGCAGCGACGTGGACGAGGACGCCGGGTGGCTCGAGATGGTCCCGGGCGCCTGGTCGTACCAGCTGCCGACCGAGCCAGACCGGCCGTACCCGATTCCGGTGTGGTACCGGATCCACGTGCGCATTGCCGAGCGGCCGCAGGAGCTGCGCCTGCTCGTGGACGGGTTCGCCGGGCTCGAGTGGCGGCTCCACGTCAACGGCGCGGCGGCCGTGGCGGCGCCCGAGCCGAGCGGCTTCGACAGCCAGATGCGCGCCGTCGACATCACGGGCCAGGTGCGCGAGGGGGACAACGTGCTCGCGCTGCGGCTGGTCGTGGCCGATGCCACCGACGGCCTGCTCGACCTCATCAAGCTGGTGGGGCCGTTCGGAGTCGAGGACGGCGCGATCACCGCGATCCGGGAGGACGCGCGGCCTGCGCCGTGGACAGAGCAGGGCTATCCGTTCCTCTCGGGGACGGCTGTCTACAGCCGTCGCGTCGATCTGCCCGGCGAGCTGGGCGCGGCGCGCGTGGTGGTCGAGGCGGACGCGGGCGATGACGTGCTGGAGGTGCTCGTCGACGGCGAGCCGGCCGGCGTCCGGCTGTGGGAGCCCTACGGCGTCGACATCACCGACCGGCTGGCCGGCCGCACCGGCTTCACGCTGGGGCTGCGCGTCGCGAACACCGCGGCGAACCTGCTCGGCGGGACGGATCGCCCGTCGGGGCTGCGCGGAGCCCCCCGGCTGGTCATACGACGCCCCGTCACCGCGGATCTGCGGAGCACGGCGTGACGCGGCTTGCCGCCGAGCCGCTCGACCGCTCGGCGTTCGCCCCCTTCGGCGCCGTCATCGACCGCCCCGACCGGCCGCTGGACGCGTCGGGCCCGGGATGGAGCTGGTGGGCCGAGACGCAGCTGATCGGACCGACCGCCGACGGCTATGGGGTCGGGTACCTCGATCTTCAGCCGTCGGCTCCGTCGTTCGACTGGGCGGAGCGCCACATGCGCACCGAGGAGCTGATCGCGCCGCTGTCGGGCGGCTGCCTGCTCTACGTCGGCCCGCCCGACCGGCTCGAGCAGCCTGACGCCCTCCCGCCGCTGGAGCGGTTCCGCGTGTTTCGCATCGCGGCCGGCCAGGGTGTTGTGCTGGCCCCCGGCGTCTGGCACGGGGCTCCGCTCGCCGACGGCTCCCCGGCGACGGCTATGGTGCTCCTGCAGAAGGGCACCGGAACGGACGATACGGTCGTGGTCAGATTCGAGCACCGCCCGGTGCAGATCGATGCCTGAGGGGGCGAACGATGCCGATCGTTGACCGCCGCGAGTTCGGCGGCCGCTTCTCCGTCAAGGAGAACTCGCAGCGGCTGGCGAACTACCGCTACCTCGAGATCCAGCTGATGGAGATCGTCGGCGGCTGGTCGCACACCACGCCGCAGCTGGCCTTCAAGGCCGCATTCGGTTACCAGGTGTACGACCACGCACAGGCGGCGGACATGCTCGGCGAGCGGCTCTGGCAGCTGCGCTCCGGGCGCGAGCGGCAGGAGCCGGCGACCGACGAGGTCGCGCGGCTGTGCGAGCACGTCTGGACGCTGACCGACACGATCGACCGGCTCGTAGCCGTCTACCGGGTCCTGGAGCCGCATCTCGTCAGCACGTACGTCTACCACGCCGACGCGACCGATCCGCTCGCCGACGCGCCGACCGCCCGCGCCCTGCGCAGCCTCGCCGCGATGGACCAGTCGCACGTCGCATGGGGCCAGGCCGCGCTCGAGTCGCTGACCCAGACGTCGGACGGAC
The Gaiellales bacterium genome window above contains:
- a CDS encoding sugar ABC transporter substrate-binding protein; amino-acid sequence: MRRVMFAALTLVAALAAAACGSGSSDNGTGGKVVSVNQSEQQGALVGKNLDLSKLSPDIKDPDHPVTITFESPWVSSPLIQKLAKEFHQIHPNITVQLQAVNQDSEQTKLTTQIAGGNAPDSAYMDSSTVGAFAPRGALVSLNDYMGKSIATPPADYPDAFKTMNSYQGQFYALPYDGESTGLFYRKDLFQTAGIPAPPKTWAEMQADAQKLTNSSLRQYGIALFATQYETSYYFYPFLYQAGGSQTTDDDKQAALNTPEAIKAAQFYTGLSKYSPPDLWNSNSYDGRVAFATGKVGMYIAGAWMIGDLQRSFPKVTSKWEVAPMPTMDAGSPCQTTIAGNSLAVFSQSKNPDAAWKWIEFLDAPQNMALWNVGTKKEPSSLLPPRKSLIADQTTFSANPQLRIFSEMMANCGITNLSNNTNWGEVDGGPLSTALAKVIYGKADAATAMNDAESQANEILSKPTT
- a CDS encoding sugar ABC transporter permease, yielding MAVTAARTPRRGAQKFTSKRKKSVLRRMREEWSAYAMQSPGLLLFAVFVLFSISFSIYISFHRWDILNPAKPYVGLENYRTLAHDDTFKKSLYNTFIYTLFSVPLTMVGGLLIALLLNQSIRGRGLFRTIFFIPVITPIVIAALIWKWVYDYDYGLANYYLEKLHIIGQPQLWLANPDLALPAVIAMTVWKGMGFAMVIYLAGLQSIPEEYYEAAKVDGAGPLHRLRYITIPLLAPTSFFLLVIGIIGAFQVFTEIYIMTGGGPLSSTSTIVWYLWTMGFRNFQMGYATAIAYALFAIIFVFTCIQVRFLYRESEY
- a CDS encoding carbohydrate ABC transporter permease, translated to MAVIARRRGRTGDAVARPPARRRKTSPVARAWHVATYVILAVGAIVFIGPWAWMLVASIKPIGEMFQFPPSWWTHNPTLSNYENFLKSENVGRWFLNSAYIASMVTILNLVFSSMAAYCFAKRDFPGRTALFLMGLGTMAIPYAVFLIPNYLVLKHIPLFGGNNLLGNGGHGWLDSYWGLIVPGSVSMFNIFLLRQYMRTIPNELLDAARMDGANHFQIWLRVIMPLTRPALAAVGIFTFTGVWDDFLGPLIIISSSDHYTVQLGLASFVKKNQTSWDLVMAGSVLATLPVLIAFLLFQRQFIRGIAITGLK
- a CDS encoding alpha-amylase family glycosyl hydrolase; translation: MSGLTREELLRASGLAAFGVLMGGCSVTGGNSHHPALARRGGDAWAWDKQLDGVTDGCTDLRVSLNGKAAKPSVSGKRFQMQAPLDRPSNAVEVSCGGSNAVQVVYTQRLTARPTARIDVAVKGGKVTLDGSSSEATEPTGAAISTWTWTPRDSNPAQLRFDGATDGPSVTLHAPHAHGEYYVTLEVADADGNTDHSTTYFVVDEHGARAVDLAHESPAWIASAVVYGVIPFLFGSPPIQAVTKRLPYLQKLGVNALWLSPITEPDVGDFGYAVTNYFKVNPNYGTADDVKQLVETAHGLGIRVLMDFVPNHSSDHHPYFVDAQKHGTSSDYYDFYDRDENGDYTYYFDWQNLPNLNYDNPEMRRFMTEAFSYWVREFDVDGFRVDACWGVRRRRPGYWAEWRAEMKRIKPDLLLLAEATGRDPWYLEHGFDVGYDWTNELGHWAWSDVFYDTPSLAQSLHDAMAADPEPAKVFRFLNNNDTGTRFVSTYDSDTTRVAATLLLTLPGIPCVYTGDEIGAQYDPYQDVQPVDWSDDHLDLRGYYTKIIHLRTSEPSLTSSAWTPLDASPKRSGLYAFLRHAPDGSDPILVVLNFAREVLEAQITLPPAFAHLSGASFRDLLTGKRAAAGGGNPLGIRITAINSLVLKPEGAAA
- a CDS encoding zinc-binding dehydrogenase, with the translated sequence MRSAVLRAPRDFVIEDIDVPEIAPTEVLVRVVACGVCASELDMWTGDTDREFPIRVGHEPSGVVERVGSEVEGVLPGDPVALFATEYGFSEYVAVDQRFVLQAGDLPLELALAEPVACAVNAVDLAHVRLGDDVLIVGAGFMGALVLKLVLMQGPRHVIVADARREALERARALGATHAIDVTREDLVERVREICDRVPAGIHDAGVDPLDETGVDVAFEITGAQAPLDVLGDAVRMSGKLVVVGYHQGGRRTIPLGQWNYKALQLVNAHFREIATIMRGMRVAMRLLSSGRLRLDDLVTHRFPLDQIADAFAVAHDKPEGFLKSTVLIGGDR
- a CDS encoding glycosyl hydrolase codes for the protein MSRELFATPPREYGILPFWFLNGELDPDEMLVQLREFRDKGMPGIILHGRYGLETPYIGDVYLDRIKLAVDEAARLGLTTWIYDEMNWPSGTADGRVLRERPDLAQRYIECISMDVRGPWFAYLTGQDSRYVNFERSTPVAAFAISSEGEVLDLTPNLSFTYVIPWEIPPGNWKLMYIVEKRAEYYIDALDPESTSEFLRIGYEPYLDRLGEVDPEQMLGFYTDEPAMHYFLTAQSNPIVPWTKDMFRRFHERCGYDLRRRLPDLFFDVSPDSARVRHDFYNAISDFYADAYYRQIHEWCGERGLLFTGHLLYEEWLRQMIRVEGNLFRHYPHLDVIGVDHLYPIVGTRDLPAEHVAMKVGSSAAHQLGSERLLCESFGGIFMDATMQRMKWVADWEYVLGVNLLNPHGFHYTLEGPRKRDWPPSMFYQYPWWRYYGAFSEYISRLSHLLSEGRHVAKLAVIWPINAMFAAYRPQERTPLGDRIEYDLNAITDLLLRVHHDFDYVDEDLLAQADAQDGALLVGDERHALVVVPPMAHIQMATLERLERFVQEGGAVLGAVLLPAEAFEGDRLVDVRDRVARLFGVEPGRVGRVDPSPGIRFTRIEHGAGRVGFLDTASLARALPERLQAELGQQGIPESPAFVVEPGELDTRYGFRPPAGDAVDITDEVVAERESVRVALADAVAALIEPDVEIDNPEVFALHRVRDGRDLLFLVNSTRHPQVAEVALPGDVTPMHWDPSTGETRPHAPWRHDGRRTRVTVELPPVGSAFVMWEPEPPSEGVRVVATDVAVDSLDGGILTGHHAGGEATITVEEGGRERELRVPLDPPVEPVELADGWTLAAETPNALVVRAWRARAEDDGTGPEWYAGSDVDEDAGWLEMVPGAWSYQLPTEPDRPYPIPVWYRIHVRIAERPQELRLLVDGFAGLEWRLHVNGAAAVAAPEPSGFDSQMRAVDITGQVREGDNVLALRLVVADATDGLLDLIKLVGPFGVEDGAITAIREDARPAPWTEQGYPFLSGTAVYSRRVDLPGELGAARVVVEADAGDDVLEVLVDGEPAGVRLWEPYGVDITDRLAGRTGFTLGLRVANTAANLLGGTDRPSGLRGAPRLVIRRPVTADLRSTA
- a CDS encoding ureidoglycolate lyase, producing MTRLAAEPLDRSAFAPFGAVIDRPDRPLDASGPGWSWWAETQLIGPTADGYGVGYLDLQPSAPSFDWAERHMRTEELIAPLSGGCLLYVGPPDRLEQPDALPPLERFRVFRIAAGQGVVLAPGVWHGAPLADGSPATAMVLLQKGTGTDDTVVVRFEHRPVQIDA